From Shewanella yunxiaonensis, the proteins below share one genomic window:
- a CDS encoding acyl-CoA thioesterase: MDDFKQRYPDACYIKVTWGDMDALQHVNNVAYFRYFEDARIEFFNRDFPLTEMYKCGIGPVISENHASYRKPVVYPDTLLVGISSSHIGEDRFTLHYEVFSTQQQCITTTGSSVAVMFDFNQGQKTAIPADLRAILQRLQQ; this comes from the coding sequence ATGGATGATTTCAAGCAGCGTTACCCTGATGCCTGTTATATCAAAGTCACCTGGGGCGATATGGACGCCCTGCAACATGTGAATAACGTGGCGTATTTTCGCTATTTTGAAGACGCAAGAATCGAGTTTTTCAACCGTGATTTCCCGCTGACCGAGATGTATAAATGCGGCATTGGACCGGTCATCAGTGAAAATCACGCCAGTTACCGAAAGCCGGTGGTTTACCCCGACACGTTATTGGTCGGAATTAGTAGCAGTCATATTGGTGAGGACAGATTCACTCTGCATTACGAGGTATTCAGCACCCAACAACAGTGTATTACCACCACGGGCAGTTCCGTCGCGGTAATGTTCGATTTCAATCAAGGCCAAAAGACCGCAATACCAGCAGATTTGCGCGCAATTTTACAGCGGCTGCAACAATAA
- the mtnC gene encoding acireductone synthase, with protein sequence MGIRAIIVDTAGTTTDLNFIQDVLFPYSVKALPTFLEHHQDNFLVDACVSDTRDIALEADADLPRVAQILQSWVKEDRKATPLKTLQGLIWKEGYAQNDFTGHIYPDFIEAIQQYHTQGLRVYSFSSASVEAQKLLFSHSDGGDLTELFNGHFDTRTGSKLDKQAYSNILNTISLAPKQVLFVSDLLGELKAAAAAGMQICQMVRSDAVKTGDYRQIHSFNELSLQ encoded by the coding sequence ATGGGTATCAGAGCAATTATTGTAGATACGGCCGGCACCACCACTGATCTTAATTTTATCCAGGATGTGCTGTTCCCCTATTCCGTTAAGGCTCTGCCGACATTTCTGGAACACCACCAAGATAATTTTCTGGTCGATGCCTGTGTCAGTGATACTCGCGATATCGCCCTGGAGGCGGATGCGGACCTTCCCCGCGTTGCGCAAATATTGCAGAGTTGGGTCAAAGAAGACCGTAAAGCCACACCATTAAAGACACTACAAGGGCTGATCTGGAAGGAGGGTTATGCCCAGAATGATTTTACCGGTCACATCTACCCCGACTTTATTGAAGCGATTCAGCAGTACCACACCCAAGGATTACGCGTTTACAGTTTTTCCTCTGCCTCAGTAGAAGCGCAGAAGCTGTTATTTAGCCACAGTGATGGTGGCGATCTGACTGAACTGTTCAACGGGCATTTCGACACCCGCACCGGCAGTAAGCTCGATAAGCAGGCCTACAGCAATATTCTTAACACCATCAGTTTAGCGCCCAAGCAAGTGTTATTTGTTTCAGACCTGTTAGGTGAATTGAAAGCCGCTGCGGCTGCGGGCATGCAGATCTGTCAAATGGTGCGCAGTGATGCGGTGAAGACGGGCGATTACCGGCAGATCCACAGTTTTAACGAACTATCACTCCAGTAA
- the mog gene encoding molybdopterin adenylyltransferase, which yields MGKAKIGIVTVSDRASAGIYEDLSGKAIIDTLNQYLISEWEPVYEVIPDEQDLIEATLIRLADEDNCSLIVTTGGTGPAKRDVTPEATEAVCDRMMPGFGELMRQVSLQYVPTAILSRQTAGLRADTLIVNLPGKPKSIRECLDAVFPAIPYCIDLMEGPYLECDEAVIKPFRPKK from the coding sequence ATGGGAAAAGCCAAAATCGGCATTGTCACCGTGAGTGATCGTGCCAGCGCCGGTATCTATGAAGATCTTTCCGGCAAAGCCATTATCGATACCCTCAATCAATATCTGATCAGTGAATGGGAACCTGTGTACGAAGTGATCCCTGATGAACAGGACCTGATTGAAGCAACGCTGATACGCTTGGCTGACGAAGATAACTGTAGTCTGATTGTGACCACTGGCGGTACGGGTCCGGCAAAACGTGATGTCACACCGGAAGCCACCGAAGCCGTATGTGATCGCATGATGCCAGGTTTTGGTGAACTGATGCGTCAGGTGTCATTGCAATATGTACCCACAGCAATTCTGTCACGCCAAACAGCGGGCTTAAGAGCTGATACCCTGATTGTGAATTTACCGGGCAAACCTAAATCCATCCGTGAGTGTCTGGATGCTGTGTTTCCAGCAATCCCTTACTGTATCGACCTGATGGAAGGTCCGTACCTGGAATGTGATGAAGCGGTGATAAAGCCATTCCGGCCGAAAAAGTAA
- the pbpG gene encoding D-alanyl-D-alanine endopeptidase, with amino-acid sequence MLKCPKVLALLCCLLWLTPALSVAKAIPKTYQPLASASAMLVDMKSGEVLYAEHEDVARPIASVSKLLTVLVVLDAKQPLNERIDVNVSDVPSMDNVVSRLRIGSTLLRKEAIALALMSSENRAAATLAHHYPGGFPAFIKAMNNKAKTLGMRHSHFVEPTGLSRLNVSSASDLVKLLKATQTYPIMGQLSSAKNRSVTFHKPSYSLAFYNTNPLVNKKGWKIHLTKTGYTDEAGHCLVMLTEMAGRQVAFVVLDAFGKYTHIADANRLKTWLSTGKVSKVPADALAYKQEAQQQQQTAKNQEPSDGVETTAQH; translated from the coding sequence ATGCTCAAATGTCCGAAAGTTCTGGCGCTGCTCTGCTGCCTGCTGTGGCTGACACCGGCCTTATCCGTTGCCAAAGCGATTCCTAAGACGTATCAACCGCTGGCATCTGCCAGTGCCATGCTGGTAGATATGAAGAGTGGCGAAGTGCTTTATGCAGAACATGAGGATGTCGCCAGACCTATCGCCTCGGTCAGCAAGCTATTGACCGTGTTAGTCGTCCTGGATGCGAAGCAGCCGTTGAATGAACGCATCGATGTCAATGTCAGCGATGTACCAAGCATGGATAATGTGGTCTCACGTTTGCGTATTGGCAGCACCCTGCTTCGCAAAGAAGCCATTGCATTAGCGTTAATGTCTTCAGAAAATCGCGCCGCAGCAACACTGGCACATCATTATCCCGGCGGCTTTCCGGCGTTTATCAAGGCGATGAATAACAAGGCCAAAACCCTTGGTATGCGCCATAGCCATTTTGTAGAACCCACCGGTCTTTCACGTCTTAATGTCTCAAGCGCCAGCGATCTGGTCAAATTACTCAAAGCAACGCAAACCTATCCCATCATGGGACAACTGAGCAGTGCTAAAAATCGCAGTGTGACTTTTCACAAGCCCAGCTACAGCCTGGCGTTTTACAACACCAACCCGTTAGTGAATAAAAAAGGCTGGAAGATCCATCTGACCAAAACTGGCTATACCGATGAAGCGGGCCATTGTCTGGTGATGCTGACCGAAATGGCCGGACGCCAGGTCGCATTTGTGGTCTTGGATGCCTTTGGCAAATACACTCATATTGCCGATGCTAACCGGCTCAAGACCTGGCTGAGTACCGGCAAAGTCAGTAAAGTGCCCGCGGATGCGCTGGCGTATAAGCAAGAGGCCCAGCAACAGCAACAAACCGCGAAAAACCAGGAACCAAGCGATGGTGTAGAAACCACCGCCCAGCACTGA
- the gorA gene encoding glutathione-disulfide reductase, with protein sequence MTQHFDYICLGAGSGGIASANRAAMRGAKVLLIEAQHLGGTCVNVGCVPKKVMWYGAHVAEAMKLYAADYGFDVSINRFDWNTLVNSREAYIERIHGAYERGLANNKVTLVQGYGKFIDNHTLEVNGEQYSADHILIATGGRPTIPQIPGAEYGIDSDGFFALRQQPKRVAVVGAGYIAVEIAGVLHALGSETHLFVRKHAPLRNFDPMLSDTLIEAMQADGPTLHTDSIPQAVTKNDDGSLTLRLENGEQYEVDCLIWAVGRFPNTSNIGLEHTSVERDAHGYIITDGWQNTTAKGVYCVGDIMAGGVELTPVAVKAGRLLSERLFGNMPQAKMDYANIPTVVFSHPPIGTMGLTEPEAKARFGDDKVKVYTSSFTSMYTAVTSHRQPCKMKLVCVGPEEKVVGIHGIGFGMDEILQGFGVAIKMEATKADFDAVVAIHPTGAEEFVTMR encoded by the coding sequence ATGACCCAACATTTTGACTATATCTGCCTCGGAGCTGGCAGTGGTGGCATCGCCTCAGCCAATCGTGCGGCGATGCGCGGGGCGAAGGTGTTGCTGATTGAAGCGCAACACCTTGGCGGAACCTGTGTCAATGTGGGCTGTGTTCCCAAAAAGGTAATGTGGTATGGTGCCCATGTTGCAGAAGCCATGAAACTTTATGCCGCCGACTATGGCTTTGACGTCAGTATTAATCGCTTTGACTGGAATACCTTGGTCAACAGTCGTGAAGCTTACATTGAGCGTATTCACGGCGCTTATGAACGAGGTCTGGCCAACAATAAAGTGACCTTGGTACAAGGTTACGGCAAATTTATCGATAACCACACGCTAGAAGTTAACGGCGAACAGTACAGCGCTGATCACATTCTGATCGCTACCGGTGGCCGACCGACCATACCGCAGATCCCTGGGGCGGAATATGGCATAGATTCCGATGGCTTTTTCGCGCTGCGCCAGCAACCAAAACGTGTTGCGGTGGTAGGTGCCGGCTACATTGCCGTTGAAATTGCCGGAGTGCTGCATGCATTGGGCAGTGAAACCCATTTGTTTGTTCGCAAACACGCCCCGCTGCGTAACTTTGATCCGATGTTATCTGACACCTTGATCGAAGCAATGCAGGCGGACGGCCCCACCTTACATACCGACAGCATTCCGCAAGCGGTCACTAAAAACGACGATGGCAGCCTGACGCTGCGGTTAGAAAACGGCGAACAATATGAGGTGGACTGCTTAATCTGGGCGGTAGGTCGTTTTCCAAACACCAGCAATATCGGTCTGGAACACACCAGTGTTGAGCGCGATGCGCATGGCTACATCATTACCGATGGCTGGCAGAATACTACCGCCAAAGGGGTTTATTGTGTGGGCGACATTATGGCCGGAGGTGTGGAACTGACACCTGTTGCTGTCAAAGCCGGAAGACTGTTGTCTGAACGCCTGTTCGGTAACATGCCCCAAGCCAAGATGGATTACGCCAATATCCCAACCGTTGTGTTCAGCCATCCACCTATCGGCACCATGGGATTAACTGAGCCGGAAGCCAAAGCACGCTTTGGTGACGATAAGGTCAAGGTTTATACCTCCAGCTTTACCTCCATGTATACCGCAGTGACATCTCATCGTCAGCCATGCAAGATGAAGCTGGTCTGCGTTGGCCCTGAGGAAAAAGTTGTCGGCATACATGGTATCGGCTTTGGTATGGACGAAATACTGCAAGGCTTCGGTGTGGCCATTAAAATGGAGGCTACCAAAGCCGATTTTGATGCGGTGGTCGCCATTCATCCCACCGGCGCTGAAGAATTCGTTACAATGAGATAA
- a CDS encoding (2Fe-2S)-binding protein, protein MNYQLKINGQIMQADVAQDTPLLWVLRDTLKLKGTKFGCGAAQCGACTVHLDGKPVRSCVTPISAVAGREITTIEGIAATDIGQRVQQAWKILDVPQCGYCQAGQMMSAVSLLKQFPQPTAMQIAQGMKGNLCRCATYHRIQQAIQHAAATPTREER, encoded by the coding sequence GTGAACTATCAACTGAAGATCAACGGTCAAATCATGCAGGCAGATGTGGCACAGGATACGCCACTGCTGTGGGTGCTACGCGATACGCTAAAGCTAAAAGGCACCAAGTTTGGTTGTGGGGCCGCGCAGTGTGGTGCCTGTACGGTGCATCTGGACGGCAAACCGGTTCGGAGCTGTGTCACGCCAATCTCGGCAGTGGCGGGCCGAGAAATCACGACCATTGAAGGCATCGCGGCCACCGATATCGGTCAGCGGGTACAGCAGGCCTGGAAAATCCTTGATGTGCCACAATGCGGTTACTGTCAGGCGGGGCAGATGATGTCGGCGGTATCACTCCTCAAACAATTTCCGCAACCAACAGCGATGCAGATTGCTCAAGGGATGAAGGGGAACCTGTGTCGCTGTGCCACTTATCATCGCATCCAGCAGGCAATTCAGCACGCTGCTGCAACCCCAACCAGGGAGGAACGTTAA
- a CDS encoding NlpC/P60 family protein: MKALTGTLLLWLLLILSGCSSAPSQPSQPAAVPAPKSLTPSDFKTVLQQWQGVPYRLGGDSHKGIDCSGFVSVTYQQLLDMSLPRTVEEQAELGFAVTRAQLRSGDLLFFKTGRLRRHVGIYLGNGEFMHASTSQGVTISSINNEYWHRHYWQARRLVP, encoded by the coding sequence ATGAAGGCACTTACCGGAACACTGCTATTATGGCTGCTGCTGATATTAAGCGGTTGTAGCTCTGCGCCTTCACAACCTAGTCAACCTGCAGCGGTGCCAGCACCTAAATCGCTGACACCAAGTGACTTCAAAACGGTGTTGCAACAATGGCAAGGTGTGCCTTACCGACTGGGCGGTGACAGTCACAAAGGCATTGATTGCTCAGGGTTTGTCAGTGTGACCTACCAGCAATTACTCGACATGTCGTTACCGCGCACGGTTGAAGAACAAGCAGAGTTGGGATTTGCCGTTACCCGAGCCCAGCTGCGCAGCGGCGATCTGCTGTTTTTTAAGACCGGCCGCCTTCGACGCCATGTAGGGATCTATCTCGGAAATGGCGAATTTATGCATGCCTCTACCAGTCAAGGCGTTACCATTTCTTCGATTAATAATGAGTATTGGCACCGCCACTACTGGCAAGCCAGACGTTTAGTGCCCTGA
- a CDS encoding arginine N-succinyltransferase, whose translation MTHSISASQKQKGFTGTQVLLMMLAAVVITAGVSFLVIRTYIFPQPFSPVTLNDKETQKLDKKLQQLGWQSDSGVRRQAGSANDLTPEPYRESDANRQVTLSEKEVNSIIARSPDFAQRVAIDFSDNLASAKILIPIPRDFPIMAGEILRVNAGLDIHLDKNRRPVVALVGVSLMGVPIPNAWLGNMKNVNLVSEFGDRGFWNTFADGVDDIQIHDGELYIKLRK comes from the coding sequence ATGACCCACTCGATATCGGCTAGTCAAAAGCAAAAGGGCTTTACCGGTACACAGGTGTTGCTAATGATGCTCGCTGCGGTAGTGATCACTGCAGGCGTGAGCTTTCTAGTGATTCGCACCTATATTTTCCCTCAGCCGTTTAGCCCCGTCACATTGAACGACAAAGAAACGCAAAAGCTGGATAAAAAGCTGCAGCAACTGGGCTGGCAGAGCGATTCCGGTGTACGTAGACAAGCGGGTTCAGCGAATGACTTAACGCCGGAGCCCTATCGTGAGTCTGACGCTAATCGACAGGTCACCTTGAGTGAAAAGGAAGTGAATTCTATCATTGCGCGCAGCCCAGATTTTGCGCAACGGGTGGCAATAGATTTTTCAGATAATCTCGCCAGTGCCAAGATCCTGATACCCATTCCTCGGGATTTTCCGATCATGGCCGGTGAAATCTTACGGGTAAATGCGGGACTGGATATCCATCTGGATAAAAACCGTCGACCAGTCGTGGCGTTGGTTGGGGTCAGTTTAATGGGGGTTCCGATCCCCAATGCTTGGCTGGGAAATATGAAAAATGTCAATTTGGTCAGTGAATTTGGCGACCGTGGTTTCTGGAATACTTTTGCTGATGGTGTGGATGATATTCAGATCCACGATGGAGAGTTGTATATCAAACTGCGTAAATAG
- a CDS encoding TRAP transporter permease, which yields MTESHEGLEAATTEWPKALFTVALLFSAFQLITAAFHPVSTQVLRAVHVGFLLLIVYITYPTFKGHKLWAPLGWLLGLAGMSTAAYQWIFEADLIQRSGDLTHMDMFMGLMLIALVFDAARRVMGPALPFICTLFLAYGLLGQYLPGEFMHRGYGLDQIVNQLSFGTEGFYGTPTYVSATYIFLFILFGAFLEQAGMIRLFTDFAMGLFGHKLGGPAKVSVVSSALMGTITGSGVANVVTTGQFTIPLMKRFGYRSAFAGGVEATSSMGSQIMPPIMGAVAFIMAETINVPFIEIAKAALVPAILYFGSVFWMVHLEAKRAGLHGLPKEECPNPWKAVSQRWYLLFPLAVLIYLLFAGRTPLFSGTVGLSLTAIVILGSAIAMQVSSKWLRVAFWVALGLMCAGFFRMGIGVVFGVIGALVVVCWFVKGGRDTLRICVHALVDGARHAVPVGIACVLVGVIIGIVSLTGVASTVAGYILAVGQSNLFLSLVLTMITCLVLGMGIPSIPNYIITSSIAAPALLDLGVPLIVSHMFVFYFGIMSDLTPPVALACFAAAPIAKEKGLKISLWAIRIAIAGFIIPYMSVYSPALMLQSDSITAIIYVVFKAMLAIGLWGAVFTGYLLRPLKWWERLWGFIAGGSLILATPMSDELGFALVALFLLQHWWFSRRAALRSAS from the coding sequence ATGACTGAATCCCATGAGGGTTTAGAAGCAGCCACCACAGAGTGGCCGAAAGCGTTATTTACGGTTGCGTTGCTGTTTTCAGCGTTTCAGCTGATCACGGCGGCGTTTCACCCAGTTTCTACCCAAGTTCTGCGTGCAGTACACGTAGGCTTTTTGCTGCTGATTGTTTACATCACTTACCCTACATTCAAAGGCCATAAGCTCTGGGCTCCATTAGGTTGGTTGCTGGGGCTGGCCGGTATGTCAACCGCCGCTTATCAATGGATTTTTGAAGCTGACCTGATCCAACGTTCGGGCGACCTGACCCATATGGACATGTTCATGGGGCTGATGCTGATCGCGTTGGTATTTGATGCTGCCCGTCGCGTGATGGGACCGGCGTTGCCATTTATTTGTACCTTGTTTCTGGCCTATGGCTTGTTAGGTCAGTATCTGCCCGGTGAGTTCATGCACCGCGGTTATGGCCTGGACCAGATCGTTAACCAATTATCATTTGGTACGGAAGGGTTTTATGGTACTCCGACCTATGTATCGGCGACCTATATCTTCCTGTTTATTCTGTTCGGGGCTTTTCTTGAACAAGCGGGCATGATCCGTTTGTTTACCGATTTTGCGATGGGGCTGTTCGGTCACAAATTGGGTGGCCCAGCCAAAGTTTCGGTGGTCTCCTCCGCGTTGATGGGCACAATTACCGGTTCTGGTGTGGCTAACGTTGTGACCACCGGCCAGTTCACCATTCCATTGATGAAGCGTTTTGGCTATCGCAGCGCCTTTGCCGGTGGCGTAGAGGCAACCTCCAGTATGGGCAGCCAGATCATGCCGCCGATCATGGGCGCGGTGGCTTTCATTATGGCGGAGACGATTAACGTTCCCTTTATCGAGATCGCTAAAGCCGCGTTAGTTCCCGCAATACTGTATTTCGGTTCCGTGTTCTGGATGGTGCATCTGGAAGCGAAACGTGCCGGTTTGCACGGCTTACCCAAAGAGGAATGTCCCAATCCCTGGAAGGCCGTCAGCCAACGTTGGTATCTGCTGTTCCCGCTAGCAGTGCTGATTTATCTGCTATTTGCCGGGCGCACACCGCTGTTTTCCGGAACCGTCGGCTTATCGTTGACTGCAATCGTCATTCTCGGATCTGCGATAGCCATGCAGGTATCATCCAAATGGCTGCGCGTTGCATTCTGGGTGGCACTAGGGCTGATGTGTGCCGGTTTCTTCCGCATGGGTATTGGCGTGGTGTTTGGCGTTATCGGTGCGCTGGTGGTGGTCTGCTGGTTTGTCAAAGGTGGCCGCGACACGCTGCGTATTTGTGTGCATGCACTGGTTGATGGCGCGCGCCACGCGGTACCGGTGGGGATCGCCTGTGTGCTGGTTGGGGTAATCATCGGTATCGTGTCATTGACCGGTGTCGCTTCAACGGTTGCCGGATACATTCTCGCGGTAGGACAAAGTAATCTGTTCTTGTCACTGGTACTGACCATGATTACCTGTCTGGTGTTGGGAATGGGGATCCCATCGATTCCAAACTACATCATTACCAGTTCGATTGCCGCGCCCGCACTCCTCGATTTGGGGGTGCCGCTAATCGTTTCCCACATGTTTGTGTTTTACTTCGGCATTATGTCGGATCTAACGCCGCCAGTTGCGTTGGCATGTTTTGCCGCCGCGCCAATTGCCAAAGAAAAAGGGCTGAAGATCAGTTTGTGGGCTATCCGTATTGCCATTGCTGGTTTCATCATCCCTTATATGTCAGTGTATTCACCGGCATTGATGCTCCAAAGTGACAGTATTACTGCCATTATTTATGTCGTGTTCAAGGCCATGTTAGCGATTGGGTTATGGGGCGCGGTGTTTACCGGTTATCTGCTTCGACCATTAAAATGGTGGGAGCGGCTGTGGGGCTTTATTGCTGGCGGTAGCTTGATCCTGGCAACGCCGATGAGTGATGAACTTGGTTTTGCGCTGGTGGCATTGTTCTTATTGCAACACTGGTGGTTTAGTCGCCGTGCGGCCTTGAGGAGTGCCAGCTGA
- a CDS encoding DUF1850 domain-containing protein: MLGLCLGLAGQLWATVPQPTFTLGWWHTVEKIRWEEDYQLTPEGLLLTEARVKGTGAGMEIPAGAVFRDDSWHYHEKRPAIPLLKLGRAPEGGDYDICFNGQCLPMSHWIGKPNHQTESVELWPCDTSTKANPDK, translated from the coding sequence ATGTTGGGATTGTGTCTGGGGTTGGCAGGTCAGCTGTGGGCGACCGTGCCTCAGCCAACATTTACCCTTGGCTGGTGGCACACAGTGGAGAAGATCCGCTGGGAAGAAGACTATCAGCTGACCCCAGAAGGCTTATTGCTGACTGAAGCCCGCGTTAAAGGCACTGGTGCTGGCATGGAGATCCCTGCTGGTGCCGTGTTTCGCGATGACAGTTGGCATTACCATGAAAAGCGGCCAGCGATTCCCTTGTTAAAACTTGGGCGTGCGCCAGAAGGCGGCGATTATGACATCTGCTTTAATGGGCAATGTTTGCCGATGAGTCATTGGATTGGCAAACCAAACCATCAAACAGAGTCCGTCGAACTCTGGCCCTGTGATACCTCCACCAAGGCTAACCCTGACAAATAA
- a CDS encoding xanthine dehydrogenase family protein molybdopterin-binding subunit, which produces MAMQHHDLGLSQADVTGEWSRRAFLKASAVAGGGLLLGLYLPKAFAVSGNDDSWTLNAYVRISADGSIRIMSVAPEIGQGIKTSLPMVIADELDVDWTQVQVEQAPVMPEVYGRQSAGGSRSTPVHFDEHRRIGAATRQLLLTAAAAQWQVAVAECTTAHGQVIHASSGRTLGYGALAAAAAQLPAPTLASVTVKADDQLHLIGQFTSGVDNEAIVHGKPLFGIDIEVPGMLYAVYQKCPVFGGTVKKANLAEIEKLPGVRQVLVVPGNQDFYGLDGGVAIVADSWWQAQKARQQLQVEWHDSEAAGQSNHGFDQQATVLQAHPPLQILRQDGDIDAAFTSAAKVLEAAYYYPFVAHGQLEPMNCTAQWHNGKLTLWAPTQNPVSGQKQVAKVLGLKEQDITIHVVRSGGGFGRRLFNDYMAEVAWISREAKAPVKLLWSREDDFQHDFYRPAGYHNFKLALDGQGKLVAFKDHFLTFGENGQPLLAAQMSRDIFPAGFIPNLQYGASLIPAHIPTGWLRAPGSNALAWVFQSMLDEAAHATGQDPLAFQLALLANPQSSSGSFNPQRMTAVLNVVAERSGWGNKVAAGHGLGIACYYSHAGYFAEVVEASVIDGKLQIHKVWAVGDVGKYIVNPSGAMHQVQGSILDGLSQALYQEVPIDNGAKLVNYHQHQMLTMAEVPEVDVEFLKTDYPTTGLGEPALPPVIPALCNAIFAASGKRIRRLPIKDQLLS; this is translated from the coding sequence ATGGCGATGCAGCATCATGACTTAGGGTTATCTCAAGCGGACGTTACCGGTGAATGGTCGCGGCGGGCATTTCTCAAAGCGAGCGCGGTTGCTGGTGGAGGCTTGTTACTGGGGTTATATCTGCCGAAGGCATTTGCCGTTAGCGGTAACGATGACAGCTGGACACTGAATGCCTATGTCCGCATCAGTGCTGATGGCAGTATTCGTATTATGTCGGTGGCGCCGGAAATCGGCCAGGGCATCAAAACTTCATTGCCGATGGTGATTGCGGATGAACTGGATGTGGACTGGACGCAAGTACAAGTGGAGCAGGCGCCGGTGATGCCCGAAGTCTACGGGCGGCAGTCCGCGGGCGGCAGTCGCAGTACCCCGGTACATTTTGATGAGCATCGTCGCATTGGCGCTGCGACCCGACAGTTACTGTTAACCGCAGCCGCAGCGCAGTGGCAGGTTGCTGTAGCTGAATGCACTACGGCTCATGGTCAGGTCATTCATGCGAGCAGTGGACGGACTCTTGGCTATGGTGCTCTGGCTGCCGCTGCGGCTCAGTTGCCGGCGCCGACATTAGCCTCGGTTACCGTGAAAGCCGATGACCAGTTGCACCTTATCGGCCAGTTCACCAGCGGTGTGGATAACGAGGCCATTGTTCACGGTAAACCACTGTTTGGCATTGATATTGAAGTCCCGGGCATGTTGTATGCTGTGTATCAGAAGTGCCCGGTGTTTGGTGGCACCGTCAAAAAGGCCAACCTAGCGGAGATTGAAAAACTACCAGGTGTGCGTCAGGTTTTGGTGGTGCCCGGAAATCAAGACTTTTATGGTCTGGATGGTGGCGTTGCCATTGTTGCTGACAGCTGGTGGCAAGCGCAAAAAGCGCGACAGCAGCTGCAAGTTGAATGGCATGACAGTGAGGCGGCGGGACAAAGTAATCACGGATTTGATCAACAAGCTACAGTGTTGCAAGCACATCCCCCATTGCAAATTCTGCGGCAGGATGGCGATATTGACGCCGCATTTACCAGTGCGGCCAAAGTGCTGGAAGCGGCTTATTACTATCCTTTTGTCGCGCATGGTCAGTTGGAGCCGATGAACTGCACCGCACAGTGGCACAATGGCAAACTGACGCTGTGGGCTCCAACCCAAAACCCCGTCAGCGGTCAAAAGCAGGTGGCCAAAGTGCTGGGGTTAAAAGAACAGGACATTACTATCCATGTGGTTCGTTCCGGTGGCGGCTTTGGCCGACGTTTGTTCAATGACTATATGGCGGAAGTGGCCTGGATTTCCCGGGAAGCCAAGGCCCCGGTTAAACTGCTGTGGTCCAGAGAAGATGATTTCCAGCATGATTTCTACCGGCCGGCGGGATATCACAACTTCAAGCTGGCGCTAGATGGGCAAGGTAAACTGGTAGCGTTCAAGGATCATTTTCTGACCTTCGGTGAAAATGGTCAGCCCTTGTTGGCAGCCCAGATGAGTCGCGATATCTTTCCTGCCGGTTTCATCCCCAACTTACAATATGGCGCATCACTGATCCCGGCGCATATTCCAACCGGTTGGTTGCGAGCCCCTGGCAGTAATGCATTGGCCTGGGTGTTTCAGAGTATGCTGGATGAAGCGGCGCATGCGACTGGACAGGACCCGCTGGCGTTTCAGTTAGCACTGCTTGCCAATCCCCAGAGTAGCAGTGGCAGTTTCAATCCTCAGCGCATGACGGCGGTACTTAACGTTGTTGCTGAGCGCAGCGGTTGGGGTAACAAAGTCGCTGCAGGTCATGGTTTGGGGATTGCCTGTTATTACAGTCACGCCGGTTATTTTGCTGAGGTCGTCGAGGCCAGTGTCATTGATGGGAAATTACAGATCCATAAAGTCTGGGCAGTCGGTGATGTCGGCAAATATATCGTTAATCCCAGCGGTGCCATGCATCAGGTGCAGGGGTCAATTCTGGACGGATTATCACAAGCCTTGTACCAGGAAGTGCCCATTGATAACGGCGCCAAGCTGGTGAACTATCACCAGCACCAAATGCTGACCATGGCGGAAGTACCTGAGGTCGATGTCGAATTTTTGAAAACCGATTACCCCACCACCGGCCTGGGCGAACCAGCATTACCCCCGGTGATCCCGGCACTGTGTAATGCGATTTTTGCTGCCAGCGGCAAACGCATCCGGCGGTTACCGATCAAAGATCAGTTACTCAGTTGA